The segment AACAACATTTAATTCAAATAATTGGAGCGAATTTCATTTGTGCTCTATTCATTTTTTGCTTTGAGGGCAGTTTTACCATTGAGGAGAGTCAAAAAATCAGCGGGAATATTTTTACTCTTCATAAAAAAAGTTCCGACTAACATAGAATCAATCATTCCTTTGTATTTTTGCCAATCTTCAAATGACTCTATTCCCGACTCAGCCACTCGGATGATAGACGAATCCAATTTAGGTGCAATTTGTTCGATCAAATTTTTGTGAATTTGGAATGTATCTAGGTCACGAGTATTGATCCCAATGGTACTTGCGCCTATGTCTAGTGCAATATCCACTTCCTTTTGGTTATGGGTTTCCACAAGAACAGCAAGACCAAGACGTGTCGCATGTTCGTGTAAAAGTTTTAATTGTTCAGGGGAAAGGATACGAACGATGAGTAAAATCGCAGAGGCACCATAAGCATAGGCTTCATCGATTTGAATGGGATCTAAAATAAAATCCTTACGAATGACTGGAACAGAAACTTTATGGGCGACGGATTGTAAATCACTTAAGGATCCATAAAAATATGACTTGTCAGTGAGGACAGAAATGGCACCCGCCCCTGAACTTTCATAGACGGATGCGATGGTGACTGGATCGTAATCATGCCGGATCACTCCTGCACTAGGACTCCCTTTTTTGCATTCGGCTATCACTGAGATGGATGTTGTTTTGAGATGAGATTTCCAATCTCGAATGGGAATCGTTCTGTCGGGTAAAACCTTACCACGACTTTCTTTGATTTCAGAGTGTTTCGTTTCTACAATTTTGTGTAAAATAGGATTCAAATGAATTGGCTAAAAGGATTTTAACGCTGCTTCCTCTGAATCATAAATATCGAATAAAGAAGTGAGTTCGATGACATCAAAGATCCTTTTCACAGCTGGTTTGATATTGGAAATCTTAAGAAATCCTTCTTTGGAATTGAGTTTGCGTAAAGTAGAAATGCAAGCACGAAACCCAGACGACGACATGTACTCGACATCTTTCATATTGAGAAGAACCTTTCTATGACCTAAAGAGTCAATGAGTTCAGTGAGTCCCTCTTCCACTTCATTCGCCACAGAAACGTCCAATCGACCTTCCAAATAAACGACTAGTTTTCCGTCTTTCACTTCGTGTTTCAGCACCTATTTACCCAACCTGATATGATTTTACAAAATCAATGTATTTTAACGGAGTGTCAATCAATGTTTTCTCAATCCATGCTCAGCCCCAATGACCTTAAAAATCTTGATTCCTATCTCATTTTAGGGGGCGGGTCCTCCGGTGATTCGGCAGCTCTCCTACTCAATTCCCTTGGGAAAAAAGTGATTCTCGCGGATCGTTTCCCAGAGAAAGCAAATCCAAGTCTGTATCTGAAAGTTTTGTCCGATCAAATGCCACAAGAAATCCTCGATGGAATTGATTGTATCATCAAAAGTCCTGGAATTCTACCTGATCATCCAATCTTAGAATTTGCACGTGGGAAACAAATTCCCATCTTAAGTGAGATCGCACTCGGCAGAATTTTTTTCAATGGTCCAGTGATTGGGATCACTGGCACCGATGGTAAATCGACAACAACGGCTTTAACGTATCATCTGCTAAAGAAAAAATACCCAAATGCAAAAATGGGAGGGAATATTGGAGTTCCGTTTACTTCGTTTTGCAGGGAAAATCCAGAAATTGTTGTATTAGAATTATCAAGTTACCAATTGGATGATTCACCTAACTTACAACTGACGGCATCAGCGATCTTAAATCTTGCCTCCGATCATTTAGAAAGGCATAAAACAATGGAATCCTATGCACTTGCAAAATGGAAAATTCAAAATTTGTTAGACAAGGAACACCAATGTTTTGTGAATCCAATTTTTTTTAATTATACACCATTTGTGATTCCTACTCATTCCAATTTACATTTGGTTGGAGAAAAGGAATCTTATTTTGTCACACAAAACCCAAATAAAATCCATACACCGAATCATGAGTATGATGTTTCCTTATTCCCTTTAAAAGGAAAACATAACCTCATGAATTTATGTTTTGCCATTGCTCTCGCTGAGGTTGTAGGTTTAAGTCCGGACCAAATCCAAAGCCAATTGGAAACATTTGATGGATTGCCTCATAGGTTTCAATCCATTCCCACACAAACCATCAGTCAAAAATACCAATCCATTCGATTCATCAATGATTCAAAATCAACTAACTTACATTCAATGTTATCTGGAATCTCTGGTTTTCAAAAAGGTGATCCCATTTATCTAATATTAGGTGGAATTCCCAAAGTGGAACCAATTTTTCCACTGATAAAAAGATGGAAAGAGTTAGAATGTCCTCTATTTGTCTTTGGAAAAGCAAAAGAAGTTTGGAGTGAGGATTTAAATCTTACGGGATTGCCAGTTTTTTATTTTGATGATTTAAAATCATTAATAACAGACATAAAAGAAAGAATTGATCATGAATGGATAACCAATTCCGAATTTCAAAAAGAGGAAACCCTGACGGTAATTTTTTCACCGGCAGGTGCCAGTTTTGATCTCTACAAAAACTTTGAAGAGAGAGGGAATCACTTTAAAAATCTAATCCAAGATTTTTTTGGATCTTCCCTAGTTTAAGTTTTATCCTCGGATATGGTAACCACCATCCACATGTCGGATTTCACCTGTGATTCGATTGGAAGGACGGAACAAATAACATACTTCTTCTGCAAGATCTTTTGCTTTTGCATTCCCAAGTGGAGAGGAAGTTTGGCAGTGGATTTCTGCTTCTTCTAATCCTTCGATCGCAGAACCAGCCTTACTTGCGCGGTAAGGAGAAAATCGAATCGCATTCACTTGGATTTCTTTTTCTTGACCTAGTTCCATAGCCATCTCTTTCACAAGTCGCTCGAGTGCAGCTTTGGCAACACCAATGTTTTTATATGGGTGAACCACAACTTTTTCAGCACCTAAGTAACTGAGAGCAACTATAGATGCTCCCGTAGCTAAAAGATTGCGGTTATAAAGGCTTTGGACAATCGCAAGTAACGAAAAAGAAGAAACGTTCATTGCATCCATAAACTCTTCTCTTGATACGGTCATGATTGGCTTAACTTTCCCTTGGCGAATGGTTTTATCCATTGCAATGGAGTGTAATAAAGAATGAATACTTTCTTTTTTTTCCAATAAAAAGTCAGCAAAGGAATCTATACTCTCTTGGATGGTGACATCGAGAGGAAAGGTGATCACATCTTCACCTAATTCTTTTTTTACGGTATTTTGAAAATCTGCATAGGTACGATCTAAAAAGTTTATGCTGTTTTCAGATAAATTTTTGTGAAAGGGTGTTTTTCCAAGTCCCGTGCAAATGAGTTTGGCGCCTTGGTCTTTACATTCTTTTGCAATGATAAGTGCAAGTGAGGACGCATCTGTAATGCCAGTAATGATCACTGTGCGACCTTTTAGAGTTTGGTTCATGTCTCCTCCTAATGCTTAGACACACAAGTTTCGGAGGTGCTTTAAAAGACGAACTTTTTTTCAGGTTTTTTTTATCGTTTGTGCTGAATTTTTTCGTAAGCACGACTTTCGATAAAGAGGTCTAGAAGGTCCCCATCGATGTGTTGGTCTCGTACTTCCATTTTTAAAATATCAAACGCCCGATCAAGTGGCACAGCTTTTTTATAAGGACGATCCTGGTCGGTAAGTGCATCAAAAATATCGGCAATGGCCATCATTTTCGCCTGGACGGGTATCTCGACCGCAGACAACCCTCTTGGGTATCCCGAACCGTTTAATTTTTCATGGTGGCCGTGTGCGATACTTGGAACCATTTTGAGTTCTCTTGTCCACGGGATTTTGGATAAAAATTGAAACGTATGTTCCACATGAGATTCAATTTCCCTTCTTTCTTCAAAATCCAAAGAACCACGACGGATTGATAAAAAATTAAACTCTTTTGGAAGTAACAAACTCAATTGGTTACCATCAGTTGTGTGGTAACTCATTTTCGAAATTTCTTCTAAAAAGTTTGAATTCCCCTCTTCCAAAATAGTTGGTTCATTCGAATCGGTAATGACACGAACCATCTCTTCCAATTTTTCTTTCTCTAATGTATATTCTAATTCGATTGATTTTTCAAACTGAGGATAACCGTTGTTACCGTGTTTTTTTAAGTATTCAATTTTTTTCTGTGCAAGTTTTGCTTCTACATCTTTCAATATAAATTGGAATCTCCAACGAATGAGATCCAACTCATAATCTTCCAATTTTTTGGCTTTAACTAAAACCTTTTCTCTGACACCAACTTTTCCAAAATCATGTAATAAGGAAGCATAACGAATTTCTTTAATTTGAGATTCGTTAAAGTGAACATCTTTAAAACGTCCAACCTGTACTCCATTCACAGATTCAGCAAGTCCAACCGTGTATTGAGCCACCCGAAACGAATGACCTGATGTTGTTGGGTCCCTAGATTCGATGGCTGATACACTAGCAGTAACAAACCCTTCGAATAAGGTTTCAATTTCATGTACAAGGTTATTGTTTTGGATGGCAACAGCCGCTTGTCCTGCTACTGCCATCACCAGTTCTTCCGAGTATTTATCATAATCCAAAACTGAACTAGATTTCATTTCATCTAACGTCAATTTGGTCTGAAAATTCTTTTTACGATTGATGAGTTGGATGACACCTACCACTTCATCATGGTGGTCTTTCATGGGAACCACCAACATCGACTTTGAGTAATAATTACTCATTCGATCAAAATCACTATTGAACTTATATTCTTCTTTGCCTGAAAGTTCGTATACGTTTGGTATATTCAATTGTTTACCAGTAAAGGCAACATAACCTGCGATACTTTTTTTGTTGATAGGCAGGATGAATTCATCACTATTCAAATCCAATGCAGAAATTTTAAAACGTAAATTTCTTGGATTTCCCCGTTCATCTTTTTCCACCAAATACAATGAACCAGAATCTGAATTGGAAATCTCTCTTGCAGAATTCAAAATATCTCGAAGTAATTTCGTAAAATCTTTTTCATTCGCTAAACTGATTCCAATTTTTGTTAATTTTGAGATTTCATTTGTAGATACATTGATACGTTTTTGTAGTTCAAATTTATCAACAATCATTTGTAAGCTGGTAAATGCATTTACCAAATTTTTGATGAGAAAAACCAAAGGAGCATCATCTGGAACATTAGTGAAAAACAATTCCTCCTCAATCGACAATGCCATATAACCTGTGTAGTCGATAGGTGCCCGAACAATGATGTTGGACATAATTGTAGGATTTTCTTTTAAAAACTGATGGATTTCTTTATGTTTATTTTCCAACTCATAACGAGAGATGTAAAATAAGAGTTTTATGATTTTACCTTGTGAATCAAAATCTGTATTGGGTAAATCGGAGAGGGAAAGGACTTTAGTTTTTAGTTTTTTAGAAAAATCGGAAATTTTACCTTCAAAAAAAGGGTCATCCGTGATGATGTATTTCGAATCCGAAGATGGGTTCACAGAATTACTATCGACAGCAAAAAATTCACTGTCGATTGTTTTTTCAAAAATTTATACTGACTTTGGTTTGATTAGAAGTAGAAAGCCAAAAACTAAACTTGAAATCAAATAAAAACTCAAAAAATATAAGACTTGGACTCCTAACAAGACATAGGGTGCGTGATTCCAATCTTTTGGTTCGATGACTAAAAAAGGCAAAAAAGTTGCTATTACGGAAGGAAGCAAATAGGAAACAACTCCCCGTTTTCCAGAATCTGACCATTTCAATTCATCTAGGTAAAAATAGATTCCTCGGCCGAACATTCCGATTACAAATGCCAAAGGAATACTCACCACTAATTCCACACTCATCGCTGTCGAAAATCCAATACTTCCTAACCATACACCGATTTCAGCTTCTCTTGGTATGGAAACTTTTAGGTATTGTGAAATGAGTGAAAAACCAATTAAGGAAGAAAATCCCAATACCACTGGTTTCCCTATCATTTCAATGAACTCATAATTAGATTTGTAAGGTGATAAAAGGAATAGGATACAAGGTAAAAACAAAAATAATAGATTCTGTTTATCTTCTTCCACTAACTTTGATTCGTTTAAATTTTGGGGATTCCAAAACATTTCCCGAGTCCATACAAAAGCACCCATGGCAATCGTGAACGGCAAAAGCCTAGACTCATCCTGAGCAAGTAGTTGCGATTGAAACAAATGGATCCAATACAAAAAAGATCCAAAAAAAAGAGTCAGTAAAACTAAAATGAAAAATCCAGCGATGCGAGAATAGGAGAA is part of the Leptospira levettii genome and harbors:
- a CDS encoding indole-3-glycerol-phosphate synthase yields the protein MNPILHKIVETKHSEIKESRGKVLPDRTIPIRDWKSHLKTTSISVIAECKKGSPSAGVIRHDYDPVTIASVYESSGAGAISVLTDKSYFYGSLSDLQSVAHKVSVPVIRKDFILDPIQIDEAYAYGASAILLIVRILSPEQLKLLHEHATRLGLAVLVETHNQKEVDIALDIGASTIGINTRDLDTFQIHKNLIEQIAPKLDSSIIRVAESGIESFEDWQKYKGMIDSMLVGTFFMKSKNIPADFLTLLNGKTALKAKNE
- a CDS encoding STAS domain-containing protein, which gives rise to MLKHEVKDGKLVVYLEGRLDVSVANEVEEGLTELIDSLGHRKVLLNMKDVEYMSSSGFRACISTLRKLNSKEGFLKISNIKPAVKRIFDVIELTSLFDIYDSEEAALKSF
- the murD gene encoding UDP-N-acetylmuramoyl-L-alanine--D-glutamate ligase; this translates as MFSQSMLSPNDLKNLDSYLILGGGSSGDSAALLLNSLGKKVILADRFPEKANPSLYLKVLSDQMPQEILDGIDCIIKSPGILPDHPILEFARGKQIPILSEIALGRIFFNGPVIGITGTDGKSTTTALTYHLLKKKYPNAKMGGNIGVPFTSFCRENPEIVVLELSSYQLDDSPNLQLTASAILNLASDHLERHKTMESYALAKWKIQNLLDKEHQCFVNPIFFNYTPFVIPTHSNLHLVGEKESYFVTQNPNKIHTPNHEYDVSLFPLKGKHNLMNLCFAIALAEVVGLSPDQIQSQLETFDGLPHRFQSIPTQTISQKYQSIRFINDSKSTNLHSMLSGISGFQKGDPIYLILGGIPKVEPIFPLIKRWKELECPLFVFGKAKEVWSEDLNLTGLPVFYFDDLKSLITDIKERIDHEWITNSEFQKEETLTVIFSPAGASFDLYKNFEERGNHFKNLIQDFFGSSLV
- a CDS encoding enoyl-ACP reductase FabI; the encoded protein is MNQTLKGRTVIITGITDASSLALIIAKECKDQGAKLICTGLGKTPFHKNLSENSINFLDRTYADFQNTVKKELGEDVITFPLDVTIQESIDSFADFLLEKKESIHSLLHSIAMDKTIRQGKVKPIMTVSREEFMDAMNVSSFSLLAIVQSLYNRNLLATGASIVALSYLGAEKVVVHPYKNIGVAKAALERLVKEMAMELGQEKEIQVNAIRFSPYRASKAGSAIEGLEEAEIHCQTSSPLGNAKAKDLAEEVCYLFRPSNRITGEIRHVDGGYHIRG
- a CDS encoding HD family phosphohydrolase, producing the protein MNPSSDSKYIITDDPFFEGKISDFSKKLKTKVLSLSDLPNTDFDSQGKIIKLLFYISRYELENKHKEIHQFLKENPTIMSNIIVRAPIDYTGYMALSIEEELFFTNVPDDAPLVFLIKNLVNAFTSLQMIVDKFELQKRINVSTNEISKLTKIGISLANEKDFTKLLRDILNSAREISNSDSGSLYLVEKDERGNPRNLRFKISALDLNSDEFILPINKKSIAGYVAFTGKQLNIPNVYELSGKEEYKFNSDFDRMSNYYSKSMLVVPMKDHHDEVVGVIQLINRKKNFQTKLTLDEMKSSSVLDYDKYSEELVMAVAGQAAVAIQNNNLVHEIETLFEGFVTASVSAIESRDPTTSGHSFRVAQYTVGLAESVNGVQVGRFKDVHFNESQIKEIRYASLLHDFGKVGVREKVLVKAKKLEDYELDLIRWRFQFILKDVEAKLAQKKIEYLKKHGNNGYPQFEKSIELEYTLEKEKLEEMVRVITDSNEPTILEEGNSNFLEEISKMSYHTTDGNQLSLLLPKEFNFLSIRRGSLDFEERREIESHVEHTFQFLSKIPWTRELKMVPSIAHGHHEKLNGSGYPRGLSAVEIPVQAKMMAIADIFDALTDQDRPYKKAVPLDRAFDILKMEVRDQHIDGDLLDLFIESRAYEKIQHKR